In Odocoileus virginianus isolate 20LAN1187 ecotype Illinois chromosome 5, Ovbor_1.2, whole genome shotgun sequence, a single window of DNA contains:
- the LOC110149846 gene encoding UDP-glucuronosyltransferase 1A1-like isoform X2 produces MTAGSPGERPVVLLLLLCALGASVSQGGKLLVVPVDGSHWLSLVGPLQPLRQRGHDIVVLAPDASVYIKEEAFYTLKRYPVPFQREDLEETFISIGRTVFEDDPFLKRVITTYQKVKRDSALLFSACSHLLHNKELMASLAASSFDAVLTDPFLPCGPIVAQYLSVPAVFFLNGLPCSLDFQGTQSPSPPSYVPRYLSFNSDHMTFLQRVKNMFIILTENLLCDVVYTPYGLLASEILQKDVTVQDLLSSGSVWILRSDFVFNFPRPIMPNIVFVGGINCARKKPLSQEFEAYVNASGEHGIVVFSLGSMVSEIPEQKAMEIADALGKIPQTVLWRYTGTPPRNLAKNTKLVKWLPQNDLLGHPKTRAFITHSGSHGVYEGICNGVPMVMMPLFGDQMDNAKRMETRGAGVTLNVLEMSSKDLENALKAVINEKSYKENIMRLSRLHKDRPIEPLDLAVFWVEFVMRHKGAPHLRPAAHDLTWYQYHSLDVIGFLLAIALTVIFITFKACAFAFRKCFGKKEQAKKSHKSKTH; encoded by the exons ATGACAGCAGGGTCCCCGGGGGAACGCCCAGTCgtcctgctcctgctgctgtgTGCGCTCGGCGCCTCCGTGTCCCAGGGCGGGAAGCTGCTGGTGGTCCCGGTAGACGGCAGCCACTGGCTGAGTTTGGTCGGACCCCTCCAGCCACTGCGGCAGAGGGGACATGACATAGTGGTCCTGGCACCTGACGCCTCCGTGTACATCAAAGAGGAGGCATTCTACACCTTGAAGAGGTACCCTGTACCATTCCAAAGGGAGGACTTGGAAGAGACTTTTATCAGCATCGGGCGTACTGTTTTTGAGGATGATCCTTTCCTGAAGCGCGTGATCACAACATACCAGAAAGTCAAAAGGGACTCGGCTCTGCTCTTCTCTGCCTGCTCCCACTTACTGCACAACAAGGAGCTGATGGCCTCCCTGGCGGCAAGTAGCTTCGATGCCGTGTTGACAGACCCTTTCCTTCCCTGTGGCCCCATTGTGGCCCAGTACCTGTCTGTGCCTGCCGTGTTCTTCTTGAATGGACTGCCTTGCAGCCTGGACTTTCAGGGTACCCAGAGCCCCAGTCCACCATCCTATGTGCCCAGGTATCTGTCATTTAACTCAGATCACATGACCTTCCTGCAGCGGGTAAAAAACATGTTCATCATCTTGACAGAGAATTTGCTGTGCGATGTGGTTTATACCCCGTATGGGCTACTTGCCTCAGAAATCCTTCAGAAAGACGTGACTGTTCAGGATCTCTTGAGCTCTGGGTCTGTCTGGATTCTCAGAAGTGACTTTGTGTTTAATTTCCCAAGACCCATCATGCCCAACATAGTTTTTGTTGGTGGGATCAACTGCGCTCGCAAAAAGCCACTCTCTCAG gAATTTGAAGCCTATGTCAATGCTTCTGGAGAACAtggaattgtggttttctctttgGGCTCAATGGTCTCAGAGATTCCGGAGCAGAAAGCTATGGAAATTGCTGATGCTTTGGGCAAAATACCTCAGACA GTCTTGTGGCGGTACACGGGGACTCCACCACGGAATCTTGCGAAGAATACAAAACTTGTCAAGTGGCTGCCCCAAAATGATCTGCTTG GTCACCCAAAGACTCGGGCCTTTATCACACATTCCGGCTCCCATGGCGTTTATGAAGGAATATGCAATGGCGTTCCCATGGTGATGATGCCCTTGTTTGGTGATCAGATGGACAATGCAAAGCGCATGGAGACCCGGGGAGCTGGAGTGACCTTGAATGTCCTGGAAATGAGTTcaaaagatttagaaaatgcCCTGAAAGCTGTCATCAATGAAAAAAG CTATAAAGAAAACATCATGCGCCTGTCCAGACTTCACAAGGACCGTCCCATAGAGCCTCTGGACCTGGCTGTGTTCTGGGTGGAGTTTGTGATGAGGCACAAGGGGGCGCCCCACCTGCGCCCTGCAGCCCATGACCTCACCTGGTACCAGTACCACTCTCTGGATGTGATTGGCTTCCTCCTGGCGATCGCACTGACAGTCATCTTCATCACCTTTAAGGCCTGTGCCTTCGCCTTCCGGAAGTGCTTTGGGAAGAAGGAGCAAGCGAAGAAATCTCATAAATCCAAGACACACTGA
- the LOC110149847 gene encoding dnaJ homolog subfamily B member 3-like, whose amino-acid sequence MVDYYEVLGVPRQASSEAIKKAYRKLALKWHPDKNPENKEEAERRFKQVAQAYEVLSDAKKRDVYDRYGEAGIEGGGCGRAGGGRPFEDPFECVFTFRDPADVFREFFGGRDPFSFDFFGDPLENFLGARRRSRGSRSRGSASLFSAFSEFPAFGGGFSPFDTGFTSFDSIGNGGLSSVSMSCGSRGTGNFKSMSTSTEILNGKMITTKRIVENGQERIEVEEDGELKYLIINGKEQLLSSDPK is encoded by the coding sequence ATGGTAGACTACTACGAGGTGCTGGGCGTGCCCCGCCAGGCCTCGTCAGAAGCCATCAAGAAGGCGTACCGCAAACTGGCGCTCAAGTGGCACCCGGACAAAAACCCCGAGAACAAGGAGGAGGCGGAGAGGCGATTCAAACAAGTGGCCCAGGCCTACGAAGTGTTGTCCGACGCCAAGAAAAGAGACGTCTACGACCGCTACGGCGAGGCGGGAATAGAGGGCGGCGGCTGTGGCCGCGCCGGCGGCGGTAGGCCATTCGAGGACCCCTTTGAGTGCGTCTTCACCTTCCGGGACCCGGCCGACGTCTTCAGAGAGTTCTTCGGCGGCCGGGACCCGTTTTCGTTCGACTTCTTCGGAGACCCGCTGGAGAACTTTTTGGGGGCTCGGAGGAGATCCCGGGGAAGCCGAAGCAGGGGGTCCGCGTCACTCTTCTCCGCCTTCAGTGAATTTCCAGCATTTGGAGgtggtttttctccttttgatACGGGGTTTACCTCATTTGATTCCATTGGGAATGGGGGCCTCTCTTCCGTCTCCATGTCCTGTGGTAGTAGGGGGACGGGCAACTTTAAATCCATGTCGACTTCCACCGAAATCCTGAATggcaaaatgatcaccaccaaGAGAATCGTGGAGAATGGCCAAGAAAGAATCGAAGTGGAAGAAGACGGGGAGCTGAAGTACCTGATCATAAATGGCAAAGAGCAGTTGTTAAGCAGTGACCCCAAGTGA